GCAAAAAAGGTTCGGCAGCCCCCGCGGCGCGAATGGCCTTGAGGTCGGCACCCACGCAGAACGCGCGCCCCGCGCCGGTGACGACCAGCACGCGCACCGCGGGATCGTGCGCCGCCAGCGCGAGGCCCTCGTCCAGGCGGTCCAGCACATCGGCCGTGATCGCGTTGAATGCCGCCGGGCGGTTGAGCCGCATCCACAAGGCATTGCGCTGGATGTCGAGCACCACACTGGGTTCGTTCGCGGTCGTCATGCCTGTGGATGGCCAAGCCGGTTGCGCGCACGGCGCGGGACGGCGAGTGTGCACCATGTCCCGCGCTGGCAAGCACCGGCCCGGGTTCACGACCAACACAGCCGACCGGTGCCCGCGCCGAAGTCCATCGGTGTAAGGAGTCCTGGAGTGCTCGCGAGGGGCGATCCCATCAGCGCGCTTTCCGGCCTTTCCCGGGCTCGACCTTGGCCGATCATGTCCGAAGGCGCGAGCACGGAAATCGAGCGCCGCCATCCAGGACCCGCCAGCGGGCCTCTGCCGATCCCCGACACCAAGGACAACACCATGGGCCTCCTCCAACGCCTTTCCATCTCGCAGCGCCTCACGGCGGGCTTTGCCGTGCAGGTGCTGCTCATGGCGGCCATGGGCGGCATGGCCATCTGGCAGACGCGCGCGATCGACGCCGAGGTGCAGACCGTCACCGACGACCTGATGCCCAAGCAGCGGCACCTTCAATCGGTGAAGGACGAGGTCAACCAGATCGCGCGCGCCATGCGCAACATGATGATCATGGACGCGCCCGACGACATCCAGAAGCAGCGCGCCCTCATCAACGACAGCCGCAAGCGCATCGCGGACGACATCCGCTGGCTGCAGGAGCGCATCGCCACGGCCGAAGGCAAGGCCTTGCTGGCGCGGCTGATGTCGGCGCGCGAGGCCTTCATCGCGAGCCAGAACCGCTTCTTCGACATCCTGGGGCGCGGCCAGCGCGAGGACGCGCGGCGCGTGCTGCTCGACGAAACGCGGGCCCTGCAGATGACCTACATGGAACAGATCGACGCACTGATCGGCTTCCAGGAACAGCTCACCGACCAGGGCTCCCAGCGCATCGACCACACGGTGGCACAGGTGCAGCAGGCCATGCTGGGCCTGCTCGCTGCCGGGGCGCTGGTGGGCGCGGGCCTGGCCCTGTCCATCGTGCGCAGCGTCACGCGGCCGATCGCGCACGCGGTCACGATCGCTGACCACATCGCGGCCGGCGACCTGACGCAGCCCATCGTGATCGACAGCCGCGACGAGACCGGCCGCCTGCTCGGGGCGATGCAGAAGATGCAGGCCGCGCTCAGCGCCCTGGTGCATTCGGTGCGCCTGAACGCCGAGGGTGTGGCCAGCGCCAGCGCGCAGATCGCCCAGGGCAACCTCGATCTCTCGTCGCGCACCGAACAGCAGGCGAGTGCGCTCGAGCAGACCTCGGCCTCGATGGAAGAAATGGGGTCGACCGCGCAGCAGAACGCCGACAACGCGCGCGCCGCCAGCCAGCTCGCCGCCAAGGCCAGCGGCGTCGCGGTGCAGGGCGGCGAGGTGGTCGATCAGGTCGTGCAGACCATGCGCGACATCAACGACAGCAGCCACCGCATCAATCACATCATCGGCGTGATCGACGGCATCGCCTTCCAGACCAACATCCTCGCGCTCAACGCCGCCGTGGAAGCCGCGCGCGCCGGTGAACAAGGCCGCGGCTTCGCGGTGGTGGCCGGCGAGGTGCGCAGCCTCGCGCAGCGCAGCGCCGAAGCGGCCAAGGAGATCAAGGGCCTGATCAACGCCAGCGTGGCCCGGGTGGCGCAGGGCACGGCCCTGGTGGACCGTGCGGGCGCCACCATGCAGGACGTGGTGCGGTCCATCCAGCGCGTGACCGATCTCGTGGGCGAGATCAGCAGCGCCAGCCAGGAACAGAACGCCGGGGTCAACCAGGTCGCCGAGGCGGTCAGCAGCATGGACCAGACCACGCAGCAGAACGCCGCGCTGGTCGAAGAAAGCGCCTCGGCCGCGGCCAGCCTGCGCCAGCAGGCCGATCAGCTGGTGAGCACGGTCAGCCAGTTCCGCACCCAGGCCGAGGGCATGGACGGCCTCAGCGCGTGCCGCCCAGCCGGTGCGTGAACGCCACCACCAGCGCCGAGACCAGGAAGAAGGCCTGAAGCTCCAGACGCCAGCCACCGGTGTTGGTGATCTGCAGGAAGTGGCCCATGTGGGCGAGGAACAGCGCGAAGCCCATGTTGATGGCGATGACCAGCGCGGCCGGCACCACCCAGAAGCCCGCGAGCAGCATCAGCGGTGCGATGAGTTCGCCCAGGTAGGCGCCGTAGGCGAACCAGCCGGGCAGGCCGCGGGCCACGAGCATGGCTTCGATGCCGCCCACGCCGCCCGTGACCTTGGCCCAGCCGTGGAAGAGCATCAGCAGGGCCAGGGTCCAGCGCAGCAGCAGGGCACCCGCGCGCGGGTGGTCGAACAAGGCATTGAGTGCATTCATGGCGCGCGAGTCTATGCGCTGGCCATGACCACTTCTCCCTCGCGCGAGATCGCCAGGCTCTTGTACGCGCCGGCGTAGTGGCGGCGCATCTCGAGCAGGTCCTTGAGGTAGCGCTTGCCGAGCTGGGTCTTGTCGGAGTCGCTCAGGATCTTGCCGGCCACCTGGAAGAACTTGTGCTCTTCTTCGCGCAGGTGGTGGTGCACCTTCTCGCTGAGCGTGCGCGCCGTCTCGAGCCATTCGGCCGTGCTCTTGTCGGGCACGCTCAGGTCTTCGCAGAGCTCCTCGATCCGGTGGTGCTCGGCGAGCGCGTGGCGCGACGAACTCAGGCCCGGGTTGGTCATGAGCATGGGCACGTAGAGGAAGCGCTCCTCGGCGGCCGCGTGGGCCTCGAGTTCGACCTTCAGGCGCAGGAAGAGCGCGTCGCGCTCGCCCGGCTTGACGCGGGTGAGCGAGCGGCACAGCTTTCGTTGCAGTTCATGGCTTTCGCGCAAGGCTTCGAAGATGTTCATGGGGTTCGGAGGCGATGCTTGATGGAATCGTCATGCTGCACGGACCCACCGCTGGCGACTATCGGCGCGGACCGCCCGCGGCCGTGCGCGTTGTCCTACAAGGCGGACGACCCTGGGGCCGCGGCGGCCCGCCGCGGTGGGATGATGCGGGGCCCGCCCGGCCCCTCCCGACACCATGGACGATTCGCAGATTCACATCCCCGACAGCTTCGTGCGGCTGTTCGTGCGGCCCGACCGCCCCGTGCCGCGGCACCGCGCCGCAGAGATCGCGCAGCGCTTCGAGATCTGCGACGACATGGCCGCCGCGCTGGTGCCGCGCGCACAGGAACTGCAGTTCGGGCTCGGCATCACCGAGGCGGACGTGCTCGACAAGCTGCTCGAGAGCCTGCTGGCCCTTGCAGCGCCGGGCGCAGACGGCGCGCCCGGCACGCTCAGCGCACCCGAGGCGCGCTGGGTGGTCTGCCACCTGGCCGAGCAGCTCGGCTGGCTCGATCACCTGAGCCCCGCGCTGCGCGCAGCGGTGGCGGAACCGCCCCCATGAGCGTGTGGCGCACGGCTTCACCCCACCAGGTTGCAGCGGGCCGTGCAGCGGCGCAGCGAGAGCAGGTCGTCGTTCCATTCGCCACCCGCGTGCGCGCGCAGGTAGGGGCGCTGCCCCGGCTCTTGCACCACGGCGATGTTCGAACGCCGGCCCGTGACCCGGTTGAGCAGGTAGTAGGTCTCGGTGTTGAGCTCGATGCGCCGGATGATCAGGGCGCTGGGCAGACGCCAGCGGTGGTTCAGATTGCCCACATGGGTGATCTGGTGGTGCCACAGACCGTTGCGGGGTTTGGAAATGCAGCTGATCTCGAACTCGTGCACGCCGGGACTCCCTGGGTTTTGGTGCATCATTTGCATTGATGCGTGTAAGTCAAAAGCATACTTGTGGTCGCTTGGTCCGAGCAACCAGAATCCGCCCTCATTTCCCTCGATACAACATGCTTTACGCCGTGAAGGATCTCGCCGAGGTGCGGGCTGGTCATGCCTTCCGCGGCGGCGTGCCGGTGGCCGAGACCGGCAACGCCCGGGTGGTGCAAATGCGCGACATCTGCCTCGACAGCGGCGTGAACTGGGCCGGTGTCGCCGCCACCCGCCTGCCGGCCACCGCGCGCGCGCCCGAGTGGCTGCAGAACGGCGACGTGCTGTTCGCTGCCCGGGGCGGCCGCAACTACGCGCTGTGCCTGTCCGACGTGCCCGAGCGCACGCTGTGCGCGCAGTATTTCTTCGTACTCCGGCGCAAATCGCCGGCCGTGGTGCCCGAGTACCTGGCCTGGCACATCAACCGGGCCCCGGGCCAGCGCTACCTCATGGGCAAAGCCGAGGGCACGGACCAGCTCAGCATCCGCCGCGCCGTGCTCGAAGACATGCCGGTGGCGCTGCCCGACACCGAGCGGCAATGGCTGCTGGTGAACCTGGCCCGCGCCGCCGCCTGCGAGCGGCGCCGGCTCGAATCCCTGATCCGCCTGCGCGAGCAGGAACTCGATGCGCTCGCGCACCAACTGCAGGCCGTGGCCCAATGCCCTGAACCCCATCCATGAACGACACCGCCATCAGCCAGAACGCGATCAATGCCGCGGTCTGGTCCGCCTGCGACACCTTCCGCGGTACGGTCGATCCCAGCATCTACAAGGACTACGTCCTCACGATGCTGTTCCTCAAGTACATCTCCGACGTCTGGCACGACCACTACACGCGCTACCAGGCCGAGCACGGCGACCACCCGGAACTGATCGAGGAACTGCTCAAGAACGAGCGCTTCGTGCTGCCGCCCCAGGCCAGCTTCCCCGCGCTGCACGCCGCGCGCCACCTGCCCGGCAACGGCGAGCGCATCGACAAGGCGCTGCATGCGATCGAAGAGGCCAACCTCGGCAAGCTGCGTGACGTGTTCCAGGACATCAGCTTCAACTCCAACAAGCTCGGCGACGAGGCCCAGAAGAACGACATTCTTCGCCACCTGCTCGAGGACTTCGCCGGCCCCGAGCTGAACCTGCGCGAGAGCCGGGTGGGCTCGCTCGACGTGATCGGCAACGCCTACGAATTCCTCATCAAGAACTTCGCCACCACCGCGGGCAAGAAGGCCGGCGAGTTCTACACGCCGCCCGAGGTGTCCATGCTGATGGCCCGGCTCATGGACCCGCAGCCCGGCGAGGAAATCTGCGACCCCACCTGCGGCTCGGGCTCGCTGCTCATGAAGTGCAGCCAGCTCATCCGCGCGCGCAGCGGCGGCCGGCGCTACGCGCTGTACGGCCAGGAGGCCATCGGCAGCACCTGGGCGCTGGCCAAGATGAACATGTTCCTGCACGCCGAAGACAACCACCGCATCGAATGGGGCGACACGCTGCGCAACCCGCGGCTGCTCGACAGCGAAGGTCGGCTCAAGCGCTTCGACATCGTGGTCGCCAACCCGCCGTTCTCGCTCGAGAAATGGGGCCACGAAGGCGCGGCCCACGACCCGCACCAGCGCTTTCGCCGCGGCATCCCGCCGCGCACCAAGGCCGACTACGCCTTCATCCTGCACATGGTCGAAACCATGAAACCCGATCGCGGCCGCATGGCGGTGGTGGTGCCGCACGGTGTGCTGTTCCGCGGCGCGGCCGAAGGCAAGATCCGCCGCCGGCTGATCGAGGAGAACCTGCTCGACGCCGTCATCGGCCTGCCCGAGAAGCTGTTCTACGGCACCGGCATTCCCGCGGCCATCCTGGTGCTGCGCCAGCGCAAGCCCGACGACACCGTGCTGTTCATCGACGCCAGCCGCAGCTACCAGGACGGCAAGAACCAGAACCTGCTGCGCCCCCAGGACCTCGACACCATCATGGACACGGTGCAGGCGCGCCGCAGCGTCGACAAGTACGCCCACCTGGCCACCGCGGCCGAGATCGCGGGCCACGACTTCAACCTGAACATCCCGCGCTACGTGAACACCTTCGAAGCGGCCGAGCGCATCGACCTCTCGGCCGTGCGCGCCGAGCGACTGAAGCTGCAGGCCGAGCTCGCGGTGCTCGAACAGAAGATGGCCGGCTTCCTCAAGGAGCTCGGCTACGAATGAGGCGAAACATGCTGCCTGAAGGCTGGAGCCGTTGCCGGCTCGGCGACCTGATGGCGTTCCGCAACGGCTTGAACTACACGCGCAACGAGAGCGGCGAGTGCATCAAGGTGGTGGGCGTGAGCGACTTCCGCGCGCGCACCGTGCTCGACGGCGCCGCCGGGCTCGACACCGTGGCCCTGCGCGATCGCGTGGGCCCCCAAGACCTGCTGCAGGCCGGCGACCTGCTGTTCGTGCGCTCCAACGGCAACAAGGCGCTGGTGGGCCGCTGCCTGTTCGTCGCGCGGCTCGACGAGCCCGTGACCTTCTCGGGCTTCACCATCCGCGGCCGCGTCACCTCGCCGCGGCTGGACCCGGCCTTCGCGTCGGAGCTCATGCGCACGGCACGCACCGTGGCACAAATGCACCTGGGCGGCAGCGGCACCAACATCAGCAACCTGAGCCAGGACATCCTGCAGAACGTCGAGGTCTGCCTGCCCGGGGTGGGCGAGCAGCGCCGCATCGTGCGCGTGCTGGCCACCTGGCGCGAGGCCATCGACGCCACCGACAACCTGCTCGAGAACGCGCGGCGCGAAAAGCACGACCTGATGCAGGCCTTGCTGTCGGGCCGCGTCGCCGCGCTGCAGCAGCGCGGCGCCTGGGAGCAGGTGGAGTTCGACGACGTCTTCGAGCGCGTGGCGCGCAAGAACGACGAAGGCAGCAGCAACGTGCTCACCATCTCGGCCCAGCACGGCCTGGTGAGCCAGCGCGACTTCTTCCACAAGAACGTGGCGAGCGAAGACCTGAGCCACTACACCTACCTGAGCACGGGCGACTTCGCCTACAACAAGAGCGCCTCCGCGGGCTACCCGGTGGGCGCCATCAAGCCGCTCGTGGCGCACGACTCGGGCGTGGTCTCGAGCCTGTACATCTGCTTCCGTCAGCGGTCCGACGCGCAGGTCGACGCCGACTTCTACCGCCACTACTTCGAGGCCGGCATGCTCAACGAGCCCATCGGCTTCATCGCCCAGGAGGGGGCGCGCAACCACGGCCTGCTCAACGTGAGCGTGAAAGACTTCTTCAAGCTGCCGCTGCACCTGCCCCCGCTGCCGGTGCAGCGGCGCATCGCCGAGGTGCTGGGCGTGGCCGAGGATTACGAGCATTCGGTCGCTGCGCAGGCGCGGGCGCTGCGCGACGAACTCGGCGCGTTGCGCGAAGACCTGCTGAGCGGCCAGCGGCGGCTGCGTCCGGTCGAGGAACCCGGCGAGCCATGCCCCCGCTGAGACCGGCGTGAGCGCGACCCCCGTCCCCGGGCGGCGCGGCCCCGTGGCCGCCTCGCTGGCCCTGCTCACGGCAATGGGCTGGCGCCCGCTGAGCACGGCCGACGCGCGCCGGCTGCGTGGTGGCGTGCGCGACGCGGTGCTCAAGCCGCGCCTGATCGAAGCGCTTCAGGCGCACCGCTTCGAGTACAAGGGCGAATACCACCCGCTGTCGCCCGGCGGCATCGACCAGGTGGTGCGCCAGGTGATGTCGCTGAACCTGCACGAGGGCCTGCTCGCGGCCAATGAGCGCTTCTACCGGCTGCTCACGCTGGGCGTGACCGTCACCGAGTTCATGCCCGACAGCAAGAAGCACCAGCCCACGGTGCCCTTGCTCGACTGGCAGCGCCCCGAGGCCAATCTCTGGGACGTCTGCGAAGGCTTCGAGCTGCTGCCCGCGCGCGGCACCGAGCCGCTGCGCTGCGACCTGGTGGCCTGCGTGAACGGCCTGCCGCTGGCGGTGATCGAGTGCGCCGACACGGTAGAGGCCGCGGTGCAACGCCAGCGGCGCCGCCAGCGGCTCGACGCACTGCCCCAGCTGCATGCCTGCGCCCAGCTGCTGCTGGCGCTC
This is a stretch of genomic DNA from Hydrogenophaga crocea. It encodes these proteins:
- a CDS encoding type I restriction-modification system subunit M, whose translation is MNDTAISQNAINAAVWSACDTFRGTVDPSIYKDYVLTMLFLKYISDVWHDHYTRYQAEHGDHPELIEELLKNERFVLPPQASFPALHAARHLPGNGERIDKALHAIEEANLGKLRDVFQDISFNSNKLGDEAQKNDILRHLLEDFAGPELNLRESRVGSLDVIGNAYEFLIKNFATTAGKKAGEFYTPPEVSMLMARLMDPQPGEEICDPTCGSGSLLMKCSQLIRARSGGRRYALYGQEAIGSTWALAKMNMFLHAEDNHRIEWGDTLRNPRLLDSEGRLKRFDIVVANPPFSLEKWGHEGAAHDPHQRFRRGIPPRTKADYAFILHMVETMKPDRGRMAVVVPHGVLFRGAAEGKIRRRLIEENLLDAVIGLPEKLFYGTGIPAAILVLRQRKPDDTVLFIDASRSYQDGKNQNLLRPQDLDTIMDTVQARRSVDKYAHLATAAEIAGHDFNLNIPRYVNTFEAAERIDLSAVRAERLKLQAELAVLEQKMAGFLKELGYE
- a CDS encoding hemerythrin domain-containing protein is translated as MNIFEALRESHELQRKLCRSLTRVKPGERDALFLRLKVELEAHAAAEERFLYVPMLMTNPGLSSSRHALAEHHRIEELCEDLSVPDKSTAEWLETARTLSEKVHHHLREEEHKFFQVAGKILSDSDKTQLGKRYLKDLLEMRRHYAGAYKSLAISREGEVVMASA
- a CDS encoding restriction endonuclease subunit S; the protein is MLPEGWSRCRLGDLMAFRNGLNYTRNESGECIKVVGVSDFRARTVLDGAAGLDTVALRDRVGPQDLLQAGDLLFVRSNGNKALVGRCLFVARLDEPVTFSGFTIRGRVTSPRLDPAFASELMRTARTVAQMHLGGSGTNISNLSQDILQNVEVCLPGVGEQRRIVRVLATWREAIDATDNLLENARREKHDLMQALLSGRVAALQQRGAWEQVEFDDVFERVARKNDEGSSNVLTISAQHGLVSQRDFFHKNVASEDLSHYTYLSTGDFAYNKSASAGYPVGAIKPLVAHDSGVVSSLYICFRQRSDAQVDADFYRHYFEAGMLNEPIGFIAQEGARNHGLLNVSVKDFFKLPLHLPPLPVQRRIAEVLGVAEDYEHSVAAQARALRDELGALREDLLSGQRRLRPVEEPGEPCPR
- a CDS encoding DoxX family protein — encoded protein: MNALNALFDHPRAGALLLRWTLALLMLFHGWAKVTGGVGGIEAMLVARGLPGWFAYGAYLGELIAPLMLLAGFWVVPAALVIAINMGFALFLAHMGHFLQITNTGGWRLELQAFFLVSALVVAFTHRLGGTR
- a CDS encoding DUF3892 domain-containing protein, with translation MHEFEISCISKPRNGLWHHQITHVGNLNHRWRLPSALIIRRIELNTETYYLLNRVTGRRSNIAVVQEPGQRPYLRAHAGGEWNDDLLSLRRCTARCNLVG
- a CDS encoding methyl-accepting chemotaxis protein, coding for MGLLQRLSISQRLTAGFAVQVLLMAAMGGMAIWQTRAIDAEVQTVTDDLMPKQRHLQSVKDEVNQIARAMRNMMIMDAPDDIQKQRALINDSRKRIADDIRWLQERIATAEGKALLARLMSAREAFIASQNRFFDILGRGQREDARRVLLDETRALQMTYMEQIDALIGFQEQLTDQGSQRIDHTVAQVQQAMLGLLAAGALVGAGLALSIVRSVTRPIAHAVTIADHIAAGDLTQPIVIDSRDETGRLLGAMQKMQAALSALVHSVRLNAEGVASASAQIAQGNLDLSSRTEQQASALEQTSASMEEMGSTAQQNADNARAASQLAAKASGVAVQGGEVVDQVVQTMRDINDSSHRINHIIGVIDGIAFQTNILALNAAVEAARAGEQGRGFAVVAGEVRSLAQRSAEAAKEIKGLINASVARVAQGTALVDRAGATMQDVVRSIQRVTDLVGEISSASQEQNAGVNQVAEAVSSMDQTTQQNAALVEESASAAASLRQQADQLVSTVSQFRTQAEGMDGLSACRPAGA
- a CDS encoding ATPase with chaperone activity, with amino-acid sequence MDDSQIHIPDSFVRLFVRPDRPVPRHRAAEIAQRFEICDDMAAALVPRAQELQFGLGITEADVLDKLLESLLALAAPGADGAPGTLSAPEARWVVCHLAEQLGWLDHLSPALRAAVAEPPP
- a CDS encoding restriction endonuclease subunit S, whose product is MLYAVKDLAEVRAGHAFRGGVPVAETGNARVVQMRDICLDSGVNWAGVAATRLPATARAPEWLQNGDVLFAARGGRNYALCLSDVPERTLCAQYFFVLRRKSPAVVPEYLAWHINRAPGQRYLMGKAEGTDQLSIRRAVLEDMPVALPDTERQWLLVNLARAAACERRRLESLIRLREQELDALAHQLQAVAQCPEPHP